One genomic window of Pseudomonadota bacterium includes the following:
- a CDS encoding (2Fe-2S)-binding protein, with product MPDKSFGKDVSRAPVSQRGHAVEDMSECSAARIKITIDGKETSVTCGTTILEAAKGLGIRIPTLCYHDDLCVAGVCRVCLVEVEGQRTLQASCAYPVTQPIVVRTHTAKVRQARRHVIDLLLSAHYGECYACARNNNCELQALAKEYGVDFFRFGHPEKPRYEKDQSSHAVYRDMDKCVLCRRCVRTCIDFQEVGVFEAAHRSDSSKICTFMDKPLADVVCINCGQCINRCPTGALRANDPTDEVWAVIDDPARHVVMQTAPSPRAAIAECFGFPPGTAMTFELNTALRLCGFDRVFDTN from the coding sequence GCGAGTGCTCCGCCGCCAGAATAAAGATCACGATCGACGGCAAGGAGACCAGCGTCACCTGCGGAACCACGATCCTCGAGGCCGCAAAGGGGCTGGGCATCCGCATACCGACCCTCTGCTACCACGACGACCTCTGCGTCGCGGGCGTCTGCCGCGTCTGCCTCGTCGAGGTCGAGGGGCAGCGGACGCTGCAGGCCTCCTGCGCCTACCCCGTGACCCAGCCGATCGTGGTCCGCACGCACACCGCCAAGGTGCGCCAGGCGCGCAGGCACGTCATAGACCTGCTGCTGTCCGCCCACTACGGCGAGTGCTACGCCTGCGCGCGCAACAACAACTGCGAGCTGCAGGCGCTGGCCAAGGAGTACGGAGTGGACTTCTTCCGCTTCGGACACCCGGAGAAGCCCAGATACGAGAAGGACCAGTCGAGCCACGCGGTCTACCGCGACATGGACAAGTGCGTCCTCTGCAGGCGCTGCGTGCGCACATGCATCGACTTTCAGGAGGTCGGGGTCTTCGAGGCGGCTCACCGCAGCGACAGCTCCAAGATCTGCACCTTCATGGACAAGCCGCTGGCCGACGTCGTCTGCATCAACTGCGGGCAGTGCATCAACCGCTGTCCGACCGGAGCGCTGCGCGCCAACGACCCGACCGACGAGGTCTGGGCCGTCATAGACGACCCGGCCAGGCACGTGGTCATGCAGACGGCCCCCTCGCCGCGGGCCGCCATAGCCGAGTGCTTCGGCTTTCCCCCGGGCACGGCCATGACCTTCGAGCTCAACACTGCTCTCAGGCTCTGCGGCTTCGACCGGGTCTTCGACACCAACTT